A genome region from Arachis duranensis cultivar V14167 chromosome 8, aradu.V14167.gnm2.J7QH, whole genome shotgun sequence includes the following:
- the LOC107460048 gene encoding mannan endo-1,4-beta-mannosidase 7 encodes MMKQWFFGAGLLVLLVAVEVEADGFVKTRGVQLVLNGSPYYAHGFNAYWLMYMASDPSQRTKVSSTFQEASNNGLNIARTWAFSDGGYKPLQYSPGSYNEQMFQGLDFVIAEAGKYGIKLVLSLVDNYENFGGKKQYVEWARNEGGQSIFSEDDFFTNSVVKGYYKNHIKTVLTRRNSITGVAYKDDPTIMAWELMNEIRCKSDQSGNTVQGWISEMASYLKSIDGNHLLEAGLEGFYGQSKSDSNPNFQVGTDFIANNQIPAIDFATVHAYPDQWLSSSSYEDQMSFLGKWLNEHIQDAQNTLHKPILVGEFGVSTKSFGSNLEPRERFYNTVYSAIYSSASGGGAAVGGLFWQLLAQGMDSFRDGYEVVLDENPSMAALISQESQKLNRIRKMYARLRNIEKWNKAREIRSSQWHGGSDARN; translated from the exons ATGATGAAGCAGTGGTTCTTTGGAGCTGGTTTGTTGGTTCTGTTAGTGGCAGTTGAAGTAGAAGCAGATGGTTTTGTGAAGACAAGAGGGGTGCAGCTTGTGCTGAATGGTAGCCCCTACTATGCCCATGGTTTCAATGCTTACTGGCTCATGTACATGGCCTCTGATCCATCTCAGAGAACCAAGGTCTCCTCTACATTTCAAGAGGCTTCAAATAATGGCCTTAACATTGCAAGAACTTGGGCTTTCAGTGATGGTGGATATAAACCTCTTCAATACTCTCCTGGTTCTTATAATGAGCAAATGTTCCAG gggttGGACTTTGTAATAGCGGAAGCCGGAAAATATGGGATAAAGCTTGTGTTGAGTTTGGTGGATAACTATGAGAATTTTGGAGGGAAGAAGCAATATGTGGAGTGGGCAAGGAATGAGGGTGGACAGTCCATTTTTTCTGAGGACGATTTCTTCACAAATTCAGTTGTTAAGGGATACTACAAAAATCATATCAAG ACTGTACTTACAAGACGTAACAGCATCACTGGTGTTGCTTACAAAGATGACCCAACCATAATGGCTTGGGAGCTTATGAACGAAATTAGGTGCAAATCAGATCAATCAGGAAATACAGTTCAG GGTTGGATTAGTGAGATGGCATCTTACTTGAAATCCATAGATGGAAACCACTTGCTAGAAGCTGGTCTTGAGGGTTTCTATGGTCAATCAAAGAGTGACTCTAATCCCAACTTCCAAGTTGGAACAGATTTTATTGCTAATAACCAAATCCCCGCCATTGATTTTGCAACAGTCCACGCCTACCCTGATCAATG GTTATCAAGCTCAAGCTATGAAGATCAAATGTCTTTCTTGGGAAAGTGGCTAAATGAGCACATCCAAGATGCACAAAACACCCTTCACAAGCCAATACTAGTTGGGGAGTTTGGTGTTTCAACAAAGAGTTTTGGTTCTAACTTAGAACCAAGGGAAAGGTTTTACAACACCGTGTATTCTGCCATATACTCATCGGCAAGTGGTGGTGGTGCAGCTGTTGGCGGCTTGTTCTGGCAACTTCTGGCTCAAGGAATGGATTCGTTCCGAGACGGTTATGAGGTTGTGTTAGATGAGAACCCCTCCATGGCTGCTTTGATCTCTCAAGAGTCTCAGAAGCTGAACCGAATTCGCAAGATGTATGCCAGACTTAGAAACATTGAGAAGTGGAACAAAGCAAGGGAAATCAGAAGCTCACAATGGCATGGTGGCTCTGATGCCAGAAACTGA
- the LOC107460047 gene encoding glucose-1-phosphate adenylyltransferase large subunit 1 isoform X2, with amino-acid sequence MDSTCAAVSATNLVQLSNKVGRNRATLFWGESKIAPQIRTTTTLLSVQSSKPATAHAVLTSDVNQESTEEHNFETPEADPKGVASIILGGGAGTRLFPLTGRRAKPAVPIGGCYRLIDIPMSNCINSGIKKIFILTQFNSFSLNRHLSRLYSFGNGLSFGDGFVEVLAATQTPGETGKKWFQGTADAVRQFIWVFEDAKNKNIENILILSGDHLYRMDYMDFVQKHIDTNADITVSCVPMDDSRASDYGLMKIDKTGRIVQFAEKPKGSDLKEMKVDTTVLGLSAEEAKKHPYIASMGVYVFRTETLLKLLRWSCSSCNDFGSEIIPSAVKDHNVQAYLFNDYWEDIGTIKSFFDANLALTEQPPKFEFYDPKTPFFTSPRFLPPTKVEKCKIVDAIISHGCFLRECSVQHSIVGVRSRLESGVELKDTMMMGADYYQTESEIASFLAEGKVPIGVGENTKIRNCIIDKNAKIGRNVIIANGDGVEEADRPNEGFYIRSGITVVLKNATIKDGTVI; translated from the exons ATGGATTCAACTTGTGCAGCAGTGAGTGCCACCAATCTAGTTCAACTTAGTAACAAAGTTGGAAGAAACAGAGCAACTCTGTTCTGGGGTGAATCTAAAATAGCACCTCAaataagaacaacaacaacgtTGTTGAGTGTTCAATCATCCAAGCCTGCAACTGCACACGCTGTTCTCACATCAGATGTGAATCAAGAGTCCACG GaggaacataattttgaaaccCCTGAAGCAGACCCAAAAGGTGTAGCTTCTATCATTTTGGGTGGAGGTGCTGGAACTCGCCTCTTTCCTCTTACTGGCAGAAGAGCCAAACCTGCG GTTCCAATAGGAGGGTGTTATAGACTCATTGATATCCCTATGAGCAATTGCATCAATAGTGGCATCAAGAAAATATTCATTTTAACTCAGTTCAACTCTTTCTCCCTCAATCGTCACTTGTCTCGCTTATACAGCTTTGGAAATGGCCTCAGTTTTGGGGATGGTTTTGTGGAG GTCTTGGCTGCAACTCAAACACCTGGAGAAACAGGGAAGAAATGGTTCCAAGGGACAGCTGATGCCGTGAGGCAATTTATATGGGTCTTTGAG GATGCCAAGAACAAGAATATTGAGAATATATTGATACTTTCTGGTGATCATCTTTACCGAATGGACTATATGGACTTTGTTCAG AAACATATCGACACAAATGCTGATATCACAGTTTCGTGTGTGCCCATGGATGATAG CCGCGCATCAGACTATGGGCTGATGAAAATTGATAAAACAGGACGGATTGTACAGTTTGCAGAAAAGCCAAAGGGATCTGATCTGAAGGAAATG AAAGTTGACACCACTGTCCTCGGGTTATCTGCAGAAGAAGCAAAGAAACATCCTTACATTGCATCAATGGGTGTCTATGTCTTTAGAACTGAAACCCTCCTGAAACTACTAAGATGGAGCTGTTCTTCGTGCAATGACTTTGGATCTGAAATAATCCCATCTGCTGTGAAAGATCACAATGTCCAG GCATATTTGTTTAATGATTACTGGGAAGATATTGGAACTATAAAGTCCTTCTTCGACGCAAATTTGGCCCTTACAGAGCAG CCTccaaaatttgaattctatgATCCAAAGACTCCTTTCTTCACTTCCCCAAGGTTCCTACCACCCACTAAAGTAGAAAAATGCAAG ATCGTGGATGCAATTATTTCTCATGGGTGCTTCTTGAGGGAGTGCAGCGTTCAACATTCAATTGTTGGGGTGCGCTCACGTCTAGAGTCCGGTGTGGAGCTTAAG GATACCATGATGATGGGTGCTGATTATTATCAAACTGAGTCTGAAATTGCATCCTTTCTAGCAGAAGGAAAGGTTCCAATTGGTGTGGGAGAGAATACCAAAATCAG GAATTGTATCATTGACAAGAATGCCAAGATAGGAAGAAATGTGATTATTGCAAATGGTGAT GGTGTGGAAGAAGCAGACAGGCCTAATGAAGGATTCTACATTAGGTCTGGCATCACAGTTGTTCTAAAAAATgcaacaatcaaagatggaacaGTAATATGA
- the LOC107460047 gene encoding glucose-1-phosphate adenylyltransferase large subunit 1 isoform X1, protein MDSTCAAVSATNLVQLSNKVGRNRATLFWGESKIAPQIRTTTTLLSVQSSKPATAHAVLTSDVNQESTAFQEEHNFETPEADPKGVASIILGGGAGTRLFPLTGRRAKPAVPIGGCYRLIDIPMSNCINSGIKKIFILTQFNSFSLNRHLSRLYSFGNGLSFGDGFVEVLAATQTPGETGKKWFQGTADAVRQFIWVFEDAKNKNIENILILSGDHLYRMDYMDFVQKHIDTNADITVSCVPMDDSRASDYGLMKIDKTGRIVQFAEKPKGSDLKEMKVDTTVLGLSAEEAKKHPYIASMGVYVFRTETLLKLLRWSCSSCNDFGSEIIPSAVKDHNVQAYLFNDYWEDIGTIKSFFDANLALTEQPPKFEFYDPKTPFFTSPRFLPPTKVEKCKIVDAIISHGCFLRECSVQHSIVGVRSRLESGVELKDTMMMGADYYQTESEIASFLAEGKVPIGVGENTKIRNCIIDKNAKIGRNVIIANGDGVEEADRPNEGFYIRSGITVVLKNATIKDGTVI, encoded by the exons ATGGATTCAACTTGTGCAGCAGTGAGTGCCACCAATCTAGTTCAACTTAGTAACAAAGTTGGAAGAAACAGAGCAACTCTGTTCTGGGGTGAATCTAAAATAGCACCTCAaataagaacaacaacaacgtTGTTGAGTGTTCAATCATCCAAGCCTGCAACTGCACACGCTGTTCTCACATCAGATGTGAATCAAGAGTCCACG GCATTCCAGGaggaacataattttgaaaccCCTGAAGCAGACCCAAAAGGTGTAGCTTCTATCATTTTGGGTGGAGGTGCTGGAACTCGCCTCTTTCCTCTTACTGGCAGAAGAGCCAAACCTGCG GTTCCAATAGGAGGGTGTTATAGACTCATTGATATCCCTATGAGCAATTGCATCAATAGTGGCATCAAGAAAATATTCATTTTAACTCAGTTCAACTCTTTCTCCCTCAATCGTCACTTGTCTCGCTTATACAGCTTTGGAAATGGCCTCAGTTTTGGGGATGGTTTTGTGGAG GTCTTGGCTGCAACTCAAACACCTGGAGAAACAGGGAAGAAATGGTTCCAAGGGACAGCTGATGCCGTGAGGCAATTTATATGGGTCTTTGAG GATGCCAAGAACAAGAATATTGAGAATATATTGATACTTTCTGGTGATCATCTTTACCGAATGGACTATATGGACTTTGTTCAG AAACATATCGACACAAATGCTGATATCACAGTTTCGTGTGTGCCCATGGATGATAG CCGCGCATCAGACTATGGGCTGATGAAAATTGATAAAACAGGACGGATTGTACAGTTTGCAGAAAAGCCAAAGGGATCTGATCTGAAGGAAATG AAAGTTGACACCACTGTCCTCGGGTTATCTGCAGAAGAAGCAAAGAAACATCCTTACATTGCATCAATGGGTGTCTATGTCTTTAGAACTGAAACCCTCCTGAAACTACTAAGATGGAGCTGTTCTTCGTGCAATGACTTTGGATCTGAAATAATCCCATCTGCTGTGAAAGATCACAATGTCCAG GCATATTTGTTTAATGATTACTGGGAAGATATTGGAACTATAAAGTCCTTCTTCGACGCAAATTTGGCCCTTACAGAGCAG CCTccaaaatttgaattctatgATCCAAAGACTCCTTTCTTCACTTCCCCAAGGTTCCTACCACCCACTAAAGTAGAAAAATGCAAG ATCGTGGATGCAATTATTTCTCATGGGTGCTTCTTGAGGGAGTGCAGCGTTCAACATTCAATTGTTGGGGTGCGCTCACGTCTAGAGTCCGGTGTGGAGCTTAAG GATACCATGATGATGGGTGCTGATTATTATCAAACTGAGTCTGAAATTGCATCCTTTCTAGCAGAAGGAAAGGTTCCAATTGGTGTGGGAGAGAATACCAAAATCAG GAATTGTATCATTGACAAGAATGCCAAGATAGGAAGAAATGTGATTATTGCAAATGGTGAT GGTGTGGAAGAAGCAGACAGGCCTAATGAAGGATTCTACATTAGGTCTGGCATCACAGTTGTTCTAAAAAATgcaacaatcaaagatggaacaGTAATATGA